One genomic region from Phoenix dactylifera cultivar Barhee BC4 unplaced genomic scaffold, palm_55x_up_171113_PBpolish2nd_filt_p 000195F, whole genome shotgun sequence encodes:
- the LOC103698860 gene encoding uncharacterized protein LOC103698860 has product MEALFSQFSFLANQALHDKNFDPARIEELLDLFEQEAYASWSSVEAEHQKAAQDAMNSLKEAEDYLDSIMEAAMAEFRQSYDAAEKSSKEELSSLVHAADAARKMGQSLGAATAGSSEKYLEAGLSSATVTMKSACATSKVHPS; this is encoded by the coding sequence ATGGAAGCACTCTTCTCCCAGTTCTCCTTCCTTGCTAACCAAGCCCTCCACGACAAGAACTTCGATCCTGCAAGAATCGAGGAACTTCTGGATCTCTTCGAGCAAGAAGCCTATGCGTCCTGGTCATCCGTCGAGGCCGAGCACCAGAAGGCGGCCCAAGATGCGATGAATTCCTTGAAGGAGGCCGAGGACTACCTCGATTCCATTATGGAGGCCGCCATGGCCGAATTCCGGCAGTCCTACGACGCAGCCGAGAAGTCTTCGAAGGAAGAGCTATCGAGCCTTGTCCATGCCGCGGACGCTGCACGGAAAATGGGGCAGTCCCTTGGGGCCGCAACGGCTGGCTCCTCCGAGAAGTACTTGGAGGCGGGCCTTTCCTCGGCCACGGTCACCATGAAGTCGGCGTGTGCCACCTCGAAggtccacccttcttag